The Leucothrix mucor DSM 2157 DNA window TCTCGATTATTAACTTGATTAGTAAGCCCGGTGCGATCACGCATGGCGAAGTGGTTTACGAAGATCAAAACCTTGCAGTGATGGATAACAAGCAGCTGCGCAGCATTCGCGGTAATCGCATTGCCATGATCTTTCAGGACCCAATGATGACGCTGAACCCAGTGCTCACCATTGGTGCTCAGATGGTTGAGTGCTTACATGCGCATCGCAAGATTAGCAAAGCGGAAGCGCGTGCGATTGCTTTGGATAAGCTCAAGCAGGTGCAAATTCCCTCGCCGGAAACGCGTTTAGATCAGTATCCGCATGAGTTATCCGGTGGTATGCGCCAGCGTATTGTTATCGCGATTAGCTTGCTGCTCGACCCTGATTTGATCATTGCGGATGAGCCGACTACGGCACTGGATGTGACGATTCAGGCGGAGATCATGGATCTGATTCTCACTTTGTGCAAAGAGCACAATGTGGCGCTGATGCTGATTACGCATGACTTGGGCGTGGTGGCAGAAGTTACTCAACGCACCATGGTGATGTACGCCGGACGCATTATTGAGGAAGGCCCGACGCAGGAAATTATTCACAATGCGCGCCATCCTTATACCCACGGTTTGATCAATGCTTTGCCGGAAATGACAACGCCTGGCCAACGCTTGAATCAAATCCCGGGCTCTATGCCATCGCTGCAATCGATTCCTGATGGCTGTGCGTTTAGAGCGCGTTGCGATCGTGCGATTGAGGTTTGTAAAACGCAGGTGCCGGGCTTACAACTCCAGCAAGATGTCAAAGTAGCCTGTCATTTGTATAGTCCGGAGAATGAGGTGCCACATGGGTAATTCATCCGCGCCATTAGTTGAAATTAAAAATCTGCACAAACGTTTCTCAATCTCTGGTGACTTTTTAGATCAGATCAAGTTTCAGGGCGGGCGTCTCGTTCGTAAGCAGGAATTTGTACATGCCATCAACGGTGTGACCTTGGATGTTAAGCCCGGCGAAGCCTTGTGTATCGTGGGTGAGTCTGGCTGCGGAAAGTCGACTGTCGCGCGTAATGTGATGGGTTTGCTAACACCGAGCGAAGGTGAAATTCATTACCGTGGCGAGCGCATTGATCACTTAAGCGCTAAGGAACTGCTGCCGTATCGCCGGAAAATGCAGATGATTTTCCAGAACCCTTACGCCTCGCTCAACCCGCGGATGACCATTAACAAGACGCTGCAAGAGCCGATTCGTTTTCACAATCCTAGTTGGAGTGAAGATGAGGTTAAGGACAAAGTCGTCGAAGTCATGGAGTCGGTCGGAATTGACCCTGGCTGGGGCGTGCGTTTCTCGCATGAGTTCTCCGGTGGTCAGCGTCAGCGTATTAGTATTGCGCGGGCCTTAGCGGTCGACCCTGAGTTCATTATGGCTGATGAGCCGATTTCGGCGCTGGATGTGTCGATTCAGGCGCAAGTGCTGAACTTGCTGATGGAAGCGCAGGAAGCACGTAATCTTACCTATATGTTTATCACGCATGATTTGTCGGTGGTTGAGCACTTTGGAACACGGGTTGCTGTGATGTATCTCGGTACGGTGTGTGAAGTGGCGAAAACGGCTGACTTGTTTGCGACGCCAAAGCACCCTTACACGCAGGCGCTGTTATCGGCGATTCCACGTTTGGATGCGAAAAAGCGTCCGCACATTAAGCTGCACGGTGAAGTGCCAACGCCGGTAAATTTGCCGAGTGGTTGCGTATTCCACGGACGTTGCCCGCACGTTAACCAGCGCTGTAAGGAAGAGATTCCCTTAGTGCGTCAGGTGGATGGCGGCGGCGTGGCCTGCCATGCAGTAGAGGAAGGGCGTATTTAAGCTTAGTATGGGGATTGCCGGAGTCGTCTTATTAGCGATATAAAGACGACTCCAAACCCTCACTACAGGAAATGCCATGACACACGCCAAGCCTATGCGCGACTTTGGTCTCGAAGTCTTTTTCTCCCGCTGGGAATTCAACGCTAAACACCACATGACGGCTTCGGATTTGGAAAGCATGAGCTTATCTGAACTGCTTGCCATGGCATCACCGGAAGATAAATCCGCGTTTGAAAACCTATGGCTTGGCTACACCGAAACGTGGGGAGCGCCCGCGCTGCGAGTGGAAATCGCCAAAACCTATGAGTGCATGCAACCAGAGAATATTCTGTGTTTAGCTGGTGCGGGCGAAGGCTTGTATACCGTTGCCAAAGTGCTGTTGAGCGCCGATGATCATGTCATCGTACCCACCCCAAATTATCAAAGTGCCGAAACGGTGCCGTTATCAGTGTGTGAAGTGACCGGCGTACCGATGCACTATCAGCCGCCACAGCCTGATCAAAACGGCATTGCTAATGGCGGTTGGCGATTAGATCTTGATGATGTACGCGCGGCGATTCAGCCCAATACCAAACTGATTTCACTGAACTTCCCGCATAACCCAACCGGCATGTTGATGGGGCGTGAGGACTTAGATGCGCTGATTGCCTTATGCCGCGAGCATGGCTTGTATCTGCTGAGCGATGAGGTGTATTACGGCGTTGAGCTTGACCCTAGCAACCGCATGCCGCAAATCGCTGATATTTATGAGCGGGGTATTTCACTCAACGTGATGTCTAAAGCCTATGGCATGCCGGGCTTACGCGTGGGCTGGATTGCCAGTCAGGATAAAGCACTGCTGCAAAAAGTAGAGCGCTATAAGCATTATCTGTCGATTTGTAACTCGGCACCCTCTGAGCAATTATCACTGATTGCCCTTAAAAACCGTGAGCAGATACTGGGCCGCAACCACGCTATCATGCTGGACAATGTGGTGTTACTGGAGCAGTTATTTAATGACTTTCCGGGACTGGTTGAATGGCAACGCCCAATGGGTGGCTGTGTTGCATTTCCTAAATACACCGGCCCCGGAACCGGGGAAGAATTCTGCCGATTATTGATTGAGGAAAGTGGCGTGCTGCTACTGCCATCGTCGATTTATTCCTCCGAATTGACGGACGTACCGCAAGATCATTTCCGCATTGGTATTGGCCGCGATCAAGTGTTTAAAGACGGGCTGGCCGCAATGCGCACGCACTTTGAGACGCATTACTCCGATTGATGAAATAACGCTGGCCATGCACCGAGTCATTCGCTTAGAGTCGGGAGCTCATTAAGCAAGGTCAGTACTATGAATTTGGGATTTATGCAGGCCATTGGCGCCTTTTTCATCTGGGGATTATTCCCGCTGTATTGGAAGCTGTTGCAGTCAGTACCGGCCACGCAAATTGTGGCGCATCGCATTGCTTGGTCCTTTGTGATTCTGTTTATCGTGATCCTGCTCACCAAGCGCAGCAAAGAGCTAATGGCGGGCGTTCGCAATAAAACCACGGTCGGCATTTATGCGCTGGCTGCGGTGTTGGTCAGCATCAACTGGGTGGTTTATGTGTGGGCGGTGAATGCCGGTTTTGTGGTTGAAACCAGCTTGGGCTATTTCATTAATCCCCTAGTGAGTGTGTTGCTCGGTGTGGTGTTCTTGAAAGAGAGACTGCGTAAATTGCAATGGGTAGCGGTTGGCTCGGCATTTTGCGGCGTGCTATATCTGGCGCTAGTGTATGGTCAAGTTCCTTGGATTGCTTTAACGCTGGGCATCTCCTTTGGCTTTTATGGCTTGGTTAAAAAGAAAGCGCCGCTGGGGTCTATTTCTGGTTTGACCGTGGAAACCTGTGTGCTGTTTTTGCCAGCGCTTGGATTTTTGCTTTATAGCGAATGGCAGGGCGTGGGGAGCTTTGCACACTCCGGCCCGTTAGATATTGGGCTACTGATTGGGGCGGGTTTGATCACGACAGTACCTTTATTGTTATTTGCTTCTGCGACTAAGAATGTGCCGTTGAGCTTGGTGGGGATTTTTCAATATATCGCACCGACCATGCATTTAATGTTTGGGCTGTTCGTGTTTAAGGAAACGTTTACGTTCCATCAGTTTGTGGGTTATGGTTTTGTTTGGCTGGCGGTGTTGTTGTTTATTGTAGATGGGATTCGGCGGTATCGGGCTAATCAGAAGGTGGCGAAAAAGGTAAGTGGTATCAGTAAAGGCAGTCTTAACAACCTAAAGCCACAAACAGCGATAAGTGATGAGGAGTCAATGCTCAGTGCGATTAATGAACGTAATTAATGCTGTGGTTGCTTAAGGTTTACGAAGGTGGTTTAGAATAATGTTGCCACATCTAAATATGAGACAGCGTTGGTGCCATCACTGAACTCAATGCTGTCTCCGCTGTAAACCACATGGGACTGCGCCAATGCCGCGTTTTTTTCAGAAAAGTGCTGTAGGCCTTTTTTAAAGCGAGCATTCCAGGTAGATGCTGCTTTAATTTCCACACCTGATAGCTGGCTGCCGGACTTAAACAGCAAGTCAACTTCATGGCCAGCACCATCACGAAAGAAATACAAATTCGGCGATAAGCCATGGTTGTAGCGAGTTTTTAGCGCTTCCAGAATAACCAGATTTTCAAAGATATTTCCGATTAAGGGGTCTCTACGAACCTGATTGACTCGTTCAATATCGAGCAAGTAAGTCAACAATCCGGTATCCGTGAAATAATACTTTGGCGACTTAATCACGCGCTTCCCAAAATTCTCAAAGTAGGGCGGCAGCTTGAATACGACAAAAGAAGCTTCCAGAATGGATAACCAGTTTTTAATGGTTTTACTGTCCACGCCAACATCATTAGATAACGAATCGAAATTCACCAACTGGCCCACGCGACCGGCCAATAGCTTGATGAATTTTTCAAATAAAGTGACGTCTTTTAAGTTAATGATTTGGCGAACATCGCGCTCCAGATAAGTCTGGTAGTAGTTGGCGTAGGCAGTATGTGGGCGCTGTTTCTGATCGTAAATACGTGGCAAAAAACCCTGAAAGATGTACTCTTCGAATGTATCAAAACTGATTCCAGCCTCGCTGAGCTCCGCAATGCTGAGAGGTAGCAAATGCAGCATTCCGGTTCTGCCTGCCAGTGATTGCGTAATGGCTGCGCGCAATTCCAGTTGATGAGAGCCGGTTAATACAAACTGGCCATTCTCACCCGTCTCATCCACGATGCCCTGTAAATAGCTGAGTAAGTGCGGTGTGCGTTGGATTTCGTCGAAAATTACCTTGCCTGAGTACTGCTTGAGAAAAGCCTTGGGATCTTCTGTCGCGATAGCGCGGGTTTCCGGATTTTCCAGACTGACGTAGTCATAATCGGGTAAAGCATTACGGGTGAGCGTCGTTTTACCGGCTTGTCTTGGACCGAGTACGGTAACGATCGGGTACTCTTTAAGCTGTGTGAGCAGCTCTGATGTTAGGTGTCGTGGGATCATGTAACTAGAGTATATCCTGCAAATCCGGAGTTCAAGTCCGGATTTGCAGGATTTTTAGTATCCACGAGTAATCGTTCTATGGGTAACGTCACTATTCAAAGCGTAGGGTAGTCGGTATAGCCTTCTGGACCCGGCGTATAAAATGTACTCTGGTCCGGTGCATTCCATTCAATACCTTTAGCAATTCGCTCTGGCAAATCAGGGTTCGCTAAAAAGCCTGTTCCAAACGCAATCGTATCAGCCTTACCTTCGGCAATAGCCTGCTCCGCTTCTTCTGCGTTATAGCCCATATTGGCGATCAGTATGCCCTGATAGTTTTCACGAGCGGCAGTCATTACGTCGGCTTCCTGCTGGCCGAAGAAATCACTGCGCATCATGTGCAGATAAGCTAGATTCATTTTGTCCAAGCGAGTAGCCAGATAAGTCACCAAGCCAACCGGATCACTGTCTTTCATGCTGTTAAAGCTGTTGAGTGGGGATAAGCGCACACCAACACGCTCGCTGCCAATCGCATCCGTTACCGCGCTTAATACTTCAAATAAGAAACGTGCGCGATTTTCCATTGAGCCACCATAGGGTGCACTGCGCTGGTTTGCGCTTTCGCGTAGGAATTGGTCAATCAGGTAGCCGTTTGCACCGTGTACTTCCACGCCATCAAAGCCGGCAGCAATCGCATTTTTAGCGGCTTGTGCGAAGGCTTCAACAATGCCCGGAATCTCATCATCGCGAAGTGCGCGAGGGGTTGCATTTGGCACCATGCCATTCGGAGTATGAATTTCGCCATCAATCGCAATTGCGCTGGCCGAAACGGTCTCTGCGCCATTGTTTAAATCAGGGTGTGCTGCGCGTCCGGCATGCCAGATTTGCATAAAGATTTTGCCGCCAGCTTTATGTACTGCGTCGGTGGTTAGCTTCCAGCCTTCAATTTGCTTTTCAGAGTAAATACCTGGCTCAGTTCCAAATGCAGAGGTATTTTCCATCACCATGGTGCACTCGGTAATCAGCAGGCCAGCACTGGCGCGTTGCGAATAATATTCTGCCATCATGGCATTCGGTTGGTGTTCGAGACCCGCGCGGCAGCGTGTTAGTGGTGCCATAATCGTGCGGTTTTTTAGCGTCATTGCGCCAACTTTAATTGGATCTAATAACATGGAATAGTCCGTTTATTTGAATGCAAAAAGCCTGAGGCATCAGAGTCTGATGCAACGGTTTGCTGATAATTATTAAGAGTGTGTCTAAGCGGAAATGATGCGGGTGGTTTTGGCTAAAACAAGAGGCGTTACGGAATCGTAATTTTGCTTAACGGGAGTCCGCAGGCAGTAGCACAGGGCCGGAGTCCATAAACGAAAGGCCGACCTGATCACCATTATTCCAAGGTGTGTTTACTTTACCTGAAACGGCAAATAAATCGCCGAACTCGGTAGCAATACGATATTCCATATGGCTGCCCACATAGGTGGCTTTTTGGATGCTGGCTGGCAGGGTGTTGGCTGCGTCTGGAGCGGATAGCACGATGCGGCTTGGCCGTACGGCAATTACTGCGTCGCCCGTTAGTTGTGCTCTGGCGGGGAGTTCTAAGGTCAACGCGCCAACGCGAACCGTGGCAAGCTCTCCCTGTACCTGTTCAATGGTGCAATCAATCAGATTGGCTTCACCAATGAAGTCGGCAACAAAGGCATCTTGTGGTGCTTCATAAAGCTCTCTTGGTGTGCCGCTTTGAGCAATGCTGGCGTTACGCATCACGATAATACGATCTGATACGGCCAGCGCTTCTTCTTGATCATGCGTGACATAAACTACGGTTAATCCAAGCTTTTGTTGGATTTCCCGAATCTCTTCACGCACCTGGCGGCGCAATTTTGCATCCAGATTGGATAATGGCTCATCGAATAATAAAACCTGAGGCTCCAATACCAAGGCGCGAGCCACTGCTACCCGTTGCTGCTGACCTCCGGAAAGTTGGCTAGGTAAGCGCTTATCAAAACCGGCTAATCCAACCATTTCCAAACCGGCCAGCATGCGCTCGGTAACTTCCTGCTTTTTATAACCGCTGAGCTTCAGGCCATAAGCCACATTTTCACCAACCGTCATATGCGGGAATAGCGCATAGGATTGAAATACCATACTCACATCGCGATCGGTGGCAGGGAGTTGGGTAACATCCTGATCACCAATTAAAATGCGGCCTTCGGTAGCCATTTCGAGTCCGGCAATCATGCGTAAGGTGGTGGTTTTGCCGCAGCCAGAAGGCCCGAGTAAAGTCACCAGTGTGCCAGCAGCAATCTCCAGCGAGACATCATCCACCGCTTTAACAGTTTCACCATACAGCTTGGTCACATTTTTAAAGGTGACTGATGCGGCATTGCTTTTGATCTTGCTCATGGTGTTTTACCTATCATTGTCATGGGGCTAGCCGGGTTCCGGTGCGTTTTATGATTAGCCACTGGAACAGCGTAACCGCGATCAGCATCACCACAATTAGCGTGGTGGAGTAAGCAATAGCCAGTCCGTAGTCGTTGTTTTCAACGCGCCCGATAATGTAGCTGGTGGCCATATTGTATTCTGCACTGACTAAGAAAATCACCGCGCTAATCGCTGTCATGGCGCGTACGAAGCTATACACAATCGCAGCCAGAATCGCCGGACGCATGAGTGGCAATATGATTTTCCGGAAGGTTTGCCAGGCATTTGCACCCAAGGTAAGCGAGGCTTCATCCAAGCTCTTATCCAGTTGCGACATAGAGGCAACGCCAGCACGAACGCCCACTGGCATATTCCTGAAGATAAAGCTGAGTACCAAAATTGCACCGGTGCCGGTTAGCTCAATCGGTGGCACATTAAAGGCCAGAATATAACTTACACCGATTACGGTACCGGGAATGGCGAAGGACAACATGGTGCCAAATTCAAAAGCATTTTTACCGGCAAAGCGTTGGCGCACGAGTAAGTAAGCGGTAACTAAACCAATCATTGCCGTAAAGGGCGCGGCGATGGCAGAGATTTGTAGCGTGGTCCAGAAAGAGTCCCAAGCCGAGCCTTGCCAGAGGATGCCATTGTCATTCCAGCCAATGCCAAAGGCATCGATATAATGGCGGAAGGTGAGGGTGTTATTCAGGCCCCATAGCTCCACAAAACCACCGTAAACAATCATCGCGTAGATCACTAGCGTCATGCAGGTCCAAATTAAAGCGATGGTGTAAGCCGGCCATTTTATGCGACGTGGCAGCTTCGGATGCATGCCGCCATCGCCTTTTCCGGTTGTGGTGGTGTAAGACTTTTTACCCAGCCAGCGCCGTTGTGCAAAGAAGGCTAACAGGGTGAATGTGAGTAGCACGATGGCTAACACTGAGGCTTGCCCCTGATCGTTTTGCGCGCCAACAATGGCGAAGAAAATCTCGGTAGAGAGCACATCAAAATTGCCGCCAAGCACTAGGGGGTTACCAAAGTCGGCCATGCTTTCGATAAAGCCTAGCAAAAAAGCATTCGCTAAACCGGGTCTCATCAGTGGCAATGAAACCGTTCTAAAGGTATGCCATGGCGAGGCGCGTAAGGTTTGTGCAGCTTCTTCCATAGATGGGCTAATGCCTTCAACCACGCCGATCAGCACTAAAAATGCAATCGGGGTAAAGGCCAGCATTTGCGCAATCATAATGCCGGGCATGCCATAGACCCAGCGAGTGGCTTGTAAACCGAATAGATCAGCCACAAACGTGGTGACGCTACCGGAAAGCCCAAACAGCAAAATAATCGCCAAACCAATTACGAATGGTGGGGTGATAATCGGTAATACGGTGAGTGCGCGCAGTACTTTAACGTAGCGAAAGCCGGAGCGCGTGGCGACTAATGCAAAGATTAGTCCTAATAAAGTGGTCGATGCACCCACAACAACACCTAAAAACAGCGAGTTCCATGCTGCGCCACAGCCTCGACTGCCATCCAAGCAGCCCAAGCCCCAAATTTTTGTACTAAAGAATTTCTCTAAAAAGACCGTGATGGAGTAAAGCCCTGCATCATCACGAAATGCATAAGTCAGCATTTGCAGAATGGGATAGAAAATAAAGATCCCAACAATGGCGACTACAAAGCCGATTGCACTAACCACAAACACATCACCATTGACCGCGCCTTTTGCCGCCGCGCCATTGGTGATCATAAATAAGAAGGCGAGTCCTAGTAGTAGCGCGCCATAACCCAGCCCGAATTGCCGGTCGCCCAGTTCGCCGAATAGGGATTCGAAGGCATTTATTTGCCAACCTTGAATCCCAATGGCAAAGCCTTGGCCGAGTAAAAATGCTAAGCCCCCGATACCACAAATCAATAAGAGTCGGGCATAGATGGGGTTAGTTTTGTTTTTAAAGAGCAGTGTGACCGGTGCCAGTAGAAAGCCCACTAGCGGCCATAGCCAGAGTTTTTCACCCTGAGCCAGTAAAAAGGCCGCTGGGGCATAGTCCGAATCAAACGGGTAGCCATCCAGCAGCCATTCAAATGACCAGAAGCCATCCTCCTGAACATACCAAGGTAGCAGCATGAAACCGGCCGTGCCGAGCAGTAATAGCATCAGCACAGTTTTATTGAGGCGGTTGGTCACAGTTCGCTGGCCCTAGTGGTTATTGTGGAAGGTTGCTGACTTCGTCATCCCACTTCTTTAACAAGCGCTTGCGCTCATCAGAAGAGCCGTACTTCTTAAAGTCATAATCTATCAACTTAACCAGCGATAAGTCCGGTGCTTTCGGCGAGCTCTCCGCTGTTTTGTTAGACATCACCTGATAGGCCTTAACTTCCAGAGACCGTGTTTGAACGGGCGCGCTAAGTGCCCAATCATAGAACTTCTTAGCATTCTCAGGATTACGAGCGCCTTTAACGATGCTCATGGAGCCAATTTCATAGCCTGTGCCTTCACAAGGTGCCACCACTTTGATTGGGAAGCCGGAGACTGCCTGCTTCACCGCATCATGCATAAACACGATGCCGATGGTATTTTCACCGCGCGCCGCAGATTTGATTGGTGCCGAGCCTGACTTGGTGTATTGATTGATATTTTTGTGCAGGCCTTTCATAAACTCAAAGCCTTCTTCTTCACCAAATAACTGCACCATGGTGGCGAGTGTGGTGTAAGCGGTTCCGGATGAATTTGGGTTAGCCATTTGCACATGGCCTTTGTATTCTGGTTTAAGCAAGTCTTTCCAGCAGGCAGGGACGGGCAGGTTGTTCTTTGCTAAGAGCTCTTCGTTGTAGCCATAGCCCAATCCACCGAAGTAAATACCAATGGTTTTGTCATCGGCTGAGGTCGCTTGCTTGACGGCCCAGTCGTGCAGCTCTTCGCGCATAGGGGATACATAAGGTTCGGTCAGGCCTTCTTCGGCCGCTTGTAGGTGTGGGTCACCAGTGCCGCCCCACCAAATATCACCTTTAGGGTTACTGGCTTCTGCTTTGAGCTGCGCCATGGTTTCGCCAGAGCTTTTGCGAGTCATGCTAACTTTGATGCCAGTGGCTTCTTCAAAGCCTTTGGCCATGAGTTGGCACCATTCTTCTTGGGCGCTGCAATAGTATGTGAGTTTTTCAGCGGCAAAGGCATTGCCGGTCAGGCAGGAAACAATCAGCCCTGTAGCGGCTAGTCG harbors:
- a CDS encoding ABC transporter ATP-binding protein gives rise to the protein MPLLSVNNLEVQFALRQGAVTALRDICFKLERGERLGVVGESGAGKSVLGFSIINLISKPGAITHGEVVYEDQNLAVMDNKQLRSIRGNRIAMIFQDPMMTLNPVLTIGAQMVECLHAHRKISKAEARAIALDKLKQVQIPSPETRLDQYPHELSGGMRQRIVIAISLLLDPDLIIADEPTTALDVTIQAEIMDLILTLCKEHNVALMLITHDLGVVAEVTQRTMVMYAGRIIEEGPTQEIIHNARHPYTHGLINALPEMTTPGQRLNQIPGSMPSLQSIPDGCAFRARCDRAIEVCKTQVPGLQLQQDVKVACHLYSPENEVPHG
- a CDS encoding ABC transporter permease codes for the protein MTNRLNKTVLMLLLLGTAGFMLLPWYVQEDGFWSFEWLLDGYPFDSDYAPAAFLLAQGEKLWLWPLVGFLLAPVTLLFKNKTNPIYARLLLICGIGGLAFLLGQGFAIGIQGWQINAFESLFGELGDRQFGLGYGALLLGLAFLFMITNGAAAKGAVNGDVFVVSAIGFVVAIVGIFIFYPILQMLTYAFRDDAGLYSITVFLEKFFSTKIWGLGCLDGSRGCGAAWNSLFLGVVVGASTTLLGLIFALVATRSGFRYVKVLRALTVLPIITPPFVIGLAIILLFGLSGSVTTFVADLFGLQATRWVYGMPGIMIAQMLAFTPIAFLVLIGVVEGISPSMEEAAQTLRASPWHTFRTVSLPLMRPGLANAFLLGFIESMADFGNPLVLGGNFDVLSTEIFFAIVGAQNDQGQASVLAIVLLTFTLLAFFAQRRWLGKKSYTTTTGKGDGGMHPKLPRRIKWPAYTIALIWTCMTLVIYAMIVYGGFVELWGLNNTLTFRHYIDAFGIGWNDNGILWQGSAWDSFWTTLQISAIAAPFTAMIGLVTAYLLVRQRFAGKNAFEFGTMLSFAIPGTVIGVSYILAFNVPPIELTGTGAILVLSFIFRNMPVGVRAGVASMSQLDKSLDEASLTLGANAWQTFRKIILPLMRPAILAAIVYSFVRAMTAISAVIFLVSAEYNMATSYIIGRVENNDYGLAIAYSTTLIVVMLIAVTLFQWLIIKRTGTRLAP
- a CDS encoding ATP-binding protein, with protein sequence MIPRHLTSELLTQLKEYPIVTVLGPRQAGKTTLTRNALPDYDYVSLENPETRAIATEDPKAFLKQYSGKVIFDEIQRTPHLLSYLQGIVDETGENGQFVLTGSHQLELRAAITQSLAGRTGMLHLLPLSIAELSEAGISFDTFEEYIFQGFLPRIYDQKQRPHTAYANYYQTYLERDVRQIINLKDVTLFEKFIKLLAGRVGQLVNFDSLSNDVGVDSKTIKNWLSILEASFVVFKLPPYFENFGKRVIKSPKYYFTDTGLLTYLLDIERVNQVRRDPLIGNIFENLVILEALKTRYNHGLSPNLYFFRDGAGHEVDLLFKSGSQLSGVEIKAASTWNARFKKGLQHFSEKNAALAQSHVVYSGDSIEFSDGTNAVSYLDVATLF
- a CDS encoding ABC transporter substrate-binding protein gives rise to the protein MITYSRLAATGLIVSCLTGNAFAAEKLTYYCSAQEEWCQLMAKGFEEATGIKVSMTRKSSGETMAQLKAEASNPKGDIWWGGTGDPHLQAAEEGLTEPYVSPMREELHDWAVKQATSADDKTIGIYFGGLGYGYNEELLAKNNLPVPACWKDLLKPEYKGHVQMANPNSSGTAYTTLATMVQLFGEEEGFEFMKGLHKNINQYTKSGSAPIKSAARGENTIGIVFMHDAVKQAVSGFPIKVVAPCEGTGYEIGSMSIVKGARNPENAKKFYDWALSAPVQTRSLEVKAYQVMSNKTAESSPKAPDLSLVKLIDYDFKKYGSSDERKRLLKKWDDEVSNLPQ
- a CDS encoding alkene reductase, with the protein product MLLDPIKVGAMTLKNRTIMAPLTRCRAGLEHQPNAMMAEYYSQRASAGLLITECTMVMENTSAFGTEPGIYSEKQIEGWKLTTDAVHKAGGKIFMQIWHAGRAAHPDLNNGAETVSASAIAIDGEIHTPNGMVPNATPRALRDDEIPGIVEAFAQAAKNAIAAGFDGVEVHGANGYLIDQFLRESANQRSAPYGGSMENRARFLFEVLSAVTDAIGSERVGVRLSPLNSFNSMKDSDPVGLVTYLATRLDKMNLAYLHMMRSDFFGQQEADVMTAARENYQGILIANMGYNAEEAEQAIAEGKADTIAFGTGFLANPDLPERIAKGIEWNAPDQSTFYTPGPEGYTDYPTL
- a CDS encoding aminotransferase class I/II-fold pyridoxal phosphate-dependent enzyme, encoding MTHAKPMRDFGLEVFFSRWEFNAKHHMTASDLESMSLSELLAMASPEDKSAFENLWLGYTETWGAPALRVEIAKTYECMQPENILCLAGAGEGLYTVAKVLLSADDHVIVPTPNYQSAETVPLSVCEVTGVPMHYQPPQPDQNGIANGGWRLDLDDVRAAIQPNTKLISLNFPHNPTGMLMGREDLDALIALCREHGLYLLSDEVYYGVELDPSNRMPQIADIYERGISLNVMSKAYGMPGLRVGWIASQDKALLQKVERYKHYLSICNSAPSEQLSLIALKNREQILGRNHAIMLDNVVLLEQLFNDFPGLVEWQRPMGGCVAFPKYTGPGTGEEFCRLLIEESGVLLLPSSIYSSELTDVPQDHFRIGIGRDQVFKDGLAAMRTHFETHYSD
- the rarD gene encoding EamA family transporter RarD produces the protein MNLGFMQAIGAFFIWGLFPLYWKLLQSVPATQIVAHRIAWSFVILFIVILLTKRSKELMAGVRNKTTVGIYALAAVLVSINWVVYVWAVNAGFVVETSLGYFINPLVSVLLGVVFLKERLRKLQWVAVGSAFCGVLYLALVYGQVPWIALTLGISFGFYGLVKKKAPLGSISGLTVETCVLFLPALGFLLYSEWQGVGSFAHSGPLDIGLLIGAGLITTVPLLLFASATKNVPLSLVGIFQYIAPTMHLMFGLFVFKETFTFHQFVGYGFVWLAVLLFIVDGIRRYRANQKVAKKVSGISKGSLNNLKPQTAISDEESMLSAINERN
- a CDS encoding ABC transporter ATP-binding protein produces the protein MSKIKSNAASVTFKNVTKLYGETVKAVDDVSLEIAAGTLVTLLGPSGCGKTTTLRMIAGLEMATEGRILIGDQDVTQLPATDRDVSMVFQSYALFPHMTVGENVAYGLKLSGYKKQEVTERMLAGLEMVGLAGFDKRLPSQLSGGQQQRVAVARALVLEPQVLLFDEPLSNLDAKLRRQVREEIREIQQKLGLTVVYVTHDQEEALAVSDRIIVMRNASIAQSGTPRELYEAPQDAFVADFIGEANLIDCTIEQVQGELATVRVGALTLELPARAQLTGDAVIAVRPSRIVLSAPDAANTLPASIQKATYVGSHMEYRIATEFGDLFAVSGKVNTPWNNGDQVGLSFMDSGPVLLPADSR
- a CDS encoding ABC transporter ATP-binding protein, whose protein sequence is MGNSSAPLVEIKNLHKRFSISGDFLDQIKFQGGRLVRKQEFVHAINGVTLDVKPGEALCIVGESGCGKSTVARNVMGLLTPSEGEIHYRGERIDHLSAKELLPYRRKMQMIFQNPYASLNPRMTINKTLQEPIRFHNPSWSEDEVKDKVVEVMESVGIDPGWGVRFSHEFSGGQRQRISIARALAVDPEFIMADEPISALDVSIQAQVLNLLMEAQEARNLTYMFITHDLSVVEHFGTRVAVMYLGTVCEVAKTADLFATPKHPYTQALLSAIPRLDAKKRPHIKLHGEVPTPVNLPSGCVFHGRCPHVNQRCKEEIPLVRQVDGGGVACHAVEEGRI